One segment of Stomatobaculum sp. F0698 DNA contains the following:
- the rfbA gene encoding glucose-1-phosphate thymidylyltransferase RfbA, whose translation MKGIVLAGGSGTRLYPLTKVTSKQLLPVYDKPMIYYPLSVLMTAGIRDILIISTPEDTPRFEALLGDGSQFGISLSYTVQQSPDGLAQAFLLGEDFIGDDRVAMILGDNIFAGNGLKEQLLTAAGREQGATVFGYYVDDPERFGIVEFDKTGRAVSIEEKPEKPKSNYCVTGLYFYDRRVVEFAKSLKPSARGELEITDLNRLYLEKGELEVNLLGQGFTWLDTGTHASLVEATNFVYTIETHQHRKIGCLEEIAYLNGWISGEQLAEAAESMRKNEYGKYLRDVLDGKYLVQ comes from the coding sequence ATGAAGGGAATTGTACTCGCCGGAGGGTCCGGCACGCGGCTCTATCCGCTGACCAAGGTCACCAGTAAGCAGCTGCTTCCGGTTTACGACAAACCGATGATTTACTACCCGCTCTCGGTCTTGATGACGGCGGGCATACGGGATATTCTGATTATCTCGACGCCGGAGGACACGCCGCGCTTTGAGGCGCTGCTCGGCGACGGCAGTCAGTTCGGCATCTCGCTCTCTTACACCGTGCAGCAGAGCCCGGACGGCTTAGCGCAGGCCTTTCTGCTCGGCGAGGACTTTATCGGCGACGACCGCGTCGCAATGATACTCGGCGACAATATTTTCGCGGGCAACGGCCTGAAAGAGCAGCTGCTCACCGCCGCGGGACGGGAGCAGGGCGCAACCGTGTTCGGCTACTACGTGGACGACCCGGAGCGCTTCGGCATCGTCGAGTTCGACAAGACGGGACGGGCGGTCTCGATTGAGGAGAAACCGGAGAAGCCGAAGTCGAACTACTGCGTGACGGGACTTTACTTCTATGACCGCCGCGTGGTCGAGTTTGCGAAGAGCTTAAAGCCGAGTGCGCGCGGTGAGCTTGAGATTACCGACTTAAACCGCCTCTATCTGGAGAAGGGCGAGTTGGAAGTGAACCTGCTCGGGCAGGGCTTCACCTGGCTTGACACGGGGACCCACGCCTCCCTCGTCGAGGCGACCAATTTTGTCTATACGATTGAGACCCATCAGCACAGAAAAATAGGCTGTCTCGAGGAGATTGCCTACTTAAACGGCTGGATTTCCGGCGAGCAGCTCGCGGAAGCGGCAGAGTCCATGCGGAAAAACGAGTACGGCAAGTACTTGCGAGACGTTCTGGACGGCAAGTACTTGGTGCAGTAA
- a CDS encoding class B sortase has translation MEEKKKRNKSHAALLALILLLGAANGKRLLDRNSHLKKYAEMPTVEAAAPSSSAETTAAAESTAAAAPVQDSDAERVIDFAALKAKNPDVVGWIYVPGTVVNYPILHREADNEYYLRRDIDGREGSYDGVFLDGDDTADFSKLQNLIYGHHMKNGTMFTPLISFKRKSFFEEHTRVYLYTPEHTYILKPLASLYTDAGEDKRRIDFSDRREFNAYVDQMTKGCEFRDLPAEGIDKLFSFVTCSYEFSDARTILYCYEVDAAGNPVKPTPLGSGL, from the coding sequence ATGGAGGAAAAGAAGAAGCGAAATAAGTCGCACGCCGCGCTGCTGGCGCTCATCCTTTTGCTCGGTGCGGCAAACGGAAAGCGGCTTTTGGATCGCAACTCACATCTGAAGAAATATGCGGAGATGCCGACGGTCGAAGCGGCGGCTCCGAGCAGCAGCGCCGAGACAACGGCTGCGGCGGAGAGCACGGCTGCGGCCGCACCGGTACAGGATTCGGATGCGGAGCGCGTCATCGATTTTGCGGCGCTCAAGGCAAAGAATCCGGATGTGGTCGGGTGGATTTATGTGCCGGGAACGGTGGTCAATTATCCGATCCTGCACCGGGAAGCGGACAACGAATATTATTTGCGCCGCGATATCGACGGGCGCGAGGGTTCTTACGACGGCGTTTTCCTGGACGGCGACGACACGGCGGATTTCTCGAAGCTGCAGAACCTGATTTACGGACATCACATGAAGAACGGCACCATGTTCACGCCGCTCATTTCGTTCAAGAGAAAAAGTTTCTTTGAGGAGCATACGCGCGTATATCTCTACACGCCGGAGCACACTTATATATTAAAGCCGCTTGCCTCGCTCTATACCGATGCGGGCGAGGATAAACGCCGCATTGATTTCTCGGATCGCCGCGAATTCAACGCTTATGTGGACCAGATGACGAAGGGCTGCGAGTTCCGCGACCTTCCGGCGGAGGGCATCGATAAGCTCTTCTCCTTTGTCACCTGCTCCTATGAGTTCAGCGACGCGCGCACCATACTCTACTGCTATGAGGTGGATGCTGCGGGCAATCCGGTGAAGCCGACGCCGCTCGGCAGCGGCCTCTGA
- a CDS encoding ATP-grasp domain-containing protein, which translates to METRELRRILVTAIGSFSAAAVIRELKASGCYVVGTDLNAAELLSESTEVDAFYRLPRYDEREEYLRQLAKILEEKEEIDGVLPLTDAELDVLGEAGEALGKAELLAPSGECLVNARRKRLSKEAAEAVFRRAGNERFATIPTFKVPHRTEEEREQWLLRHMPLILKPDNGRSSEGVFRIANREALTRALLELRMLGRAEGYLAQPFVSGRVVCVDTVRDRAGNTVALAREEYLRSQRGAGLSVQVFRDSELEAICGELAAELDLIGCVNFEFIKDAGGRYHFLECNPRFSGGVGFSERAGFPAVKMHLAAWRGETLDTSVSERIQPCWQVKKYIEVITKE; encoded by the coding sequence ATGGAGACAAGAGAATTGAGACGTATATTGGTGACGGCAATCGGTTCGTTTTCGGCGGCTGCCGTGATTCGGGAGCTCAAGGCGAGCGGCTGTTATGTAGTCGGCACGGATTTGAACGCGGCGGAGCTGCTCTCGGAGAGCACGGAGGTAGATGCTTTTTATAGGCTGCCCCGCTATGACGAGCGGGAGGAGTACTTAAGACAGCTCGCAAAGATACTGGAAGAAAAAGAAGAGATTGACGGCGTGTTGCCGCTCACGGATGCCGAACTCGACGTGCTCGGAGAGGCGGGCGAGGCACTGGGCAAGGCAGAGTTGCTGGCGCCCTCTGGTGAGTGCTTGGTGAATGCAAGAAGAAAGCGCCTGAGCAAGGAGGCGGCCGAGGCGGTGTTCCGCCGCGCGGGGAATGAGCGCTTTGCGACCATTCCGACCTTCAAGGTGCCGCACCGCACGGAGGAGGAGAGAGAGCAGTGGCTGCTCCGCCACATGCCGCTCATCTTGAAGCCGGACAACGGCCGCAGCTCCGAGGGCGTGTTCCGCATCGCAAACCGTGAGGCGCTGACCCGCGCGCTACTTGAGCTGCGCATGCTCGGCCGGGCGGAAGGCTATCTCGCACAGCCCTTTGTCTCGGGCCGCGTGGTCTGTGTGGATACGGTGAGAGACCGGGCGGGCAACACCGTGGCGCTCGCAAGAGAAGAGTATCTCAGAAGTCAGCGCGGGGCCGGCCTCTCGGTACAGGTGTTCCGCGACAGCGAACTCGAGGCAATCTGCGGGGAACTCGCGGCGGAACTTGATCTGATCGGCTGCGTAAACTTTGAGTTTATCAAAGATGCGGGCGGCAGATATCACTTCCTCGAGTGCAATCCGCGTTTTTCGGGCGGCGTCGGCTTTTCGGAGCGGGCGGGCTTTCCGGCGGTCAAAATGCACCTCGCGGCTTGGCGCGGAGAGACCCTTGACACGAGCGTCTCGGAGCGGATTCAGCCCTGTTGGCAGGTTAAGAAATATATAGAAGTGATAACAAAAGAGTGA
- a CDS encoding S-ribosylhomocysteine lyase, whose amino-acid sequence MEKITSFTVNHLDLEPGVYVSRKDAVGGETVTTFDLRLTAPNKEPVMNTAEIHTLEHLGATFLRNHSEFGDKVLYFGPMGCRTGFYLLLRGDYESADILPLLRELFLFTRDFRGEVPGAAARDCGNYLDMNLPMANWESARYLERALNAPKASQLRYPE is encoded by the coding sequence ATGGAAAAAATCACCAGTTTTACCGTGAATCATTTGGACCTGGAACCGGGCGTCTATGTCTCCCGGAAGGATGCGGTTGGCGGCGAGACCGTCACGACCTTTGACCTCCGCCTGACCGCGCCGAACAAGGAGCCGGTAATGAACACCGCGGAAATTCACACCCTTGAACACCTCGGTGCGACCTTCCTTCGGAACCACAGCGAATTCGGCGACAAGGTGCTCTACTTCGGCCCCATGGGCTGTCGCACCGGCTTTTATCTCCTGCTCCGCGGCGACTATGAATCCGCGGATATTCTGCCCCTGCTCCGCGAACTCTTTCTCTTTACGCGGGATTTTCGCGGCGAGGTCCCGGGTGCTGCCGCGCGGGACTGCGGAAACTATCTCGACATGAATCTCCCCATGGCAAACTGGGAGAGCGCCCGCTACCTGGAGCGCGCCCTAAACGCGCCGAAAGCGTCCCAGCTCCGCTATCCGGAGTGA
- a CDS encoding L,D-transpeptidase family protein: protein MKLNLKRGAAIVLTASMTLQAPVPALAKVVGRSANPAAYSTSSGSAELTAPESTETAAPASDNSTSGAETSAPASTETAAPASDGKPEIGSSATSLDETQNAAQSGSQSASPASDATNPDTKFPSSTAQYTAAYTATEKSVNSDYSLPGSAEFAGNPGRDDLSSIFENAGFEALGTGNTPADPILNQVQIATYQMRDAAGNVIGDTATNNPGKGLFSANGFSKFYMIHSGVARMYYRVYTDQHGWSPWASSKEITPYNEDGAKVQAIQIRAKGMAHRYNDVYYKVMLNDGTVLDWAKNGQTTGTMGSDRYIVGIRVGFWHNTEHFPYASKNLMVGKYEGAYRDGTGVHYSSHSGTPYTGWGFLDNVQHYFIDGEPARGWHYVDGYKYYFNNDGSVVTDMETILGPQASYQINYNQGTRTMYIMAKDGDKGYIIPYKTFNSTSGPDTPMGNFKIYAKYDVKYMHDDVPAAIYCKYLNRFYNGFIIHSILYYSAKLELDAITFNYIDDAASGGCLRLLTGYSYWVYKNCGNGTVVHIYNDPWNKGPIEKDAIEVPIPRDQKWDPTDPSSGEAQAALQAAAQLEQQKAAAVAAGQLKLTAEEQQLADELKKN, encoded by the coding sequence ATGAAATTAAATCTTAAGCGAGGCGCAGCCATAGTGCTCACCGCCTCTATGACCTTACAGGCCCCCGTCCCCGCCCTCGCAAAGGTGGTGGGACGCAGTGCAAACCCGGCTGCCTACAGCACTTCTTCCGGCAGCGCGGAGCTCACGGCGCCGGAGAGCACCGAAACCGCAGCTCCGGCAAGCGATAACAGCACAAGCGGCGCGGAGACTTCCGCACCCGCCTCGACCGAGACCGCGGCTCCGGCAAGCGACGGCAAGCCCGAAATCGGCAGCAGCGCGACGAGCCTCGACGAGACCCAGAATGCGGCGCAGAGCGGCAGCCAGTCCGCAAGCCCCGCTTCGGATGCGACCAACCCGGACACCAAGTTCCCGTCCAGCACCGCGCAGTACACCGCAGCTTACACCGCGACCGAGAAATCGGTGAACTCCGACTACAGCCTGCCGGGCAGCGCAGAGTTTGCGGGCAACCCGGGGCGCGATGACCTCTCTTCGATTTTCGAGAACGCGGGCTTTGAGGCACTCGGCACCGGCAACACCCCGGCGGACCCCATTCTCAACCAGGTGCAGATTGCGACCTACCAGATGCGCGATGCGGCCGGCAATGTGATCGGCGACACCGCGACGAATAACCCGGGCAAGGGTCTCTTCTCGGCAAACGGCTTCTCAAAGTTCTACATGATTCACTCCGGTGTCGCACGCATGTACTACCGCGTCTACACCGACCAGCACGGTTGGAGCCCCTGGGCATCTTCGAAGGAAATCACGCCCTACAACGAGGACGGCGCAAAGGTTCAGGCCATCCAGATTCGCGCAAAGGGTATGGCGCACCGCTACAACGATGTCTACTACAAGGTCATGCTGAACGACGGCACCGTCCTTGACTGGGCAAAGAACGGCCAGACGACCGGCACCATGGGCTCCGACCGCTACATTGTCGGCATCCGCGTTGGCTTCTGGCACAACACCGAGCACTTCCCCTATGCTTCGAAGAACCTGATGGTCGGCAAGTACGAAGGCGCTTACCGCGACGGCACGGGCGTTCACTACTCCTCCCACAGCGGCACTCCCTATACGGGCTGGGGCTTCCTCGACAATGTTCAGCACTACTTCATTGACGGCGAGCCGGCACGCGGCTGGCACTATGTCGACGGCTACAAGTACTACTTCAACAACGACGGCTCTGTCGTGACCGACATGGAGACCATCCTGGGACCGCAGGCTTCCTACCAGATCAACTACAACCAGGGAACCCGCACCATGTACATCATGGCGAAGGATGGCGACAAGGGCTACATCATCCCGTACAAGACCTTCAACTCGACGAGCGGCCCGGATACGCCCATGGGCAACTTTAAGATTTATGCGAAGTACGATGTCAAGTACATGCACGACGATGTCCCGGCGGCCATCTACTGCAAGTACTTAAACCGCTTCTACAACGGCTTCATCATCCACTCGATTCTCTACTACAGCGCGAAGCTTGAGCTGGATGCGATTACCTTCAACTACATTGACGACGCGGCGTCCGGCGGTTGCCTCCGCCTGCTCACCGGTTACTCCTACTGGGTCTACAAGAACTGCGGCAACGGCACCGTGGTTCACATCTACAACGACCCGTGGAACAAGGGGCCGATTGAGAAGGATGCGATCGAAGTCCCGATTCCGCGCGACCAGAAATGGGATCCGACCGACCCGAGCTCCGGCGAGGCGCAGGCAGCTCTCCAGGCAGCGGCGCAGCTTGAGCAGCAGAAGGCAGCTGCGGTTGCGGCAGGCCAGTTGAAGCTCACCGCAGAGGAGCAGCAGCTCGCGGACGAACTGAAAAAGAACTAA